The Prionailurus viverrinus isolate Anna chromosome B4, UM_Priviv_1.0, whole genome shotgun sequence genome has a window encoding:
- the GPRC5A gene encoding retinoic acid-induced protein 3 isoform X1, protein MRRTGGREVGTRDSERGASKETRTRMATTSPSGCRSSLDAKYHRLCDTTQIWGIVLEAVAAVGAVTSVAFMLGLLILICKVQDSNRRKVLPTQFLFLLGVLGIFGLTFAFIIQLDGSTGPTRFFLFGVLFSLCFSCLLAHAFNLTKLVRGRKPLSLLVMLGLAVGFSLVQDVIAIEYIVLTMNRTNVAIFSELSASRRNEDFVLLLTYVLFLMVLTFLTSCSVFCGSFTGWKRHGVHVFLTMVLSIAIWVTWITLLLISALGPEWDDTILSSALVANGWVFLLAYVAPEFQLLTKQRNPMDYPVEDAFCKPQLMKQSYGVENRAYSQEEITQGLEELGDTLYAPYATHFQLQNRTSPKDFSIPRAQTRSSPYNDYEGRKGGS, encoded by the exons ATGAGgaggacaggaggaagggaggtCGGGACTCGGGACAGTGAACGGGGAGCTAGCAAGGAAACCAG GACCAGAATGGCCACGACATCCCCTAGTGGTTGCCGCTCAAGCCTGGACGCCAAGTACCACAGACTTTGTGATACCACTCAAATCTGGGGCATTGTCCTAGAAGCAGTGGCCGCAGTGGGGGCTGTGACCTCGGTGGCCTTCATGCTCGGTCTCCTGATCCTCATCTGCAAGGTGCAGGACTCCAACAGGCGAAAAGTGCTCCCGACCCAGTTTCTCTTCCTGCTGGGTGTGCTGGGCATCTTCGGCCTCACCTTTGCTTTCATCATCCAACTCGATGGCAGTACAGGGCCCACCCGCTTCTTCCTCTTCGGcgtcctcttctccctctgcttctcctgcCTGCTGGCTCATGCTTTCAACCTGACGAAGCTGGTGCGTGGGAGGAAGCCCCTGTCCTTGCTGGTGATGCTGGGCCTGGCCGTGGGCTTCAGCCTGGTGCAGGACGTCATCGCTATCGAGTACATCGTCCTCACCATGAACAGGACCAATGTCGCCATCTTCTCTGAGCTTTCTGCCTCTCGGCGCAATGAAGACTTTGTCCTGTTGCTCACCTATGTCCTTTTCTTGATGGTGTTGACCTTCCTCACGTCCTGCTCCGTCTTCTGTGGATCCTTCACTGGCTGGAAGAGACACGGGGTCCACGTCTTCCTCACCATGGTTCTCTCCATTGCCATCTGGGTGACGTGGATCACCCTGCTCCTGATTTCTGCCCTTGGCCCCGAGTGGGATGATACCATCCTCAGCTCAGCCTTGGTTGCCAATGGCTGGGTTTTCCTGTTGGCTTACGTTGCACCCGAGTTTCAGCTGCTCACGAAGCAACGGAACCCCATGGATTACCCTGTTGAGGATGCGTTTTGTAAACCTCAGCTCATGAAGCAGAGCTATGGTGTGGAGAACAGAGCCTACTCTCAAGAGGAAATCACTCAAG gcCTTGAAGAGCTAGGTGATACACTCTATGCTCCCTACGCCACCCATTTTCAGCTGCAG AATCGGACCTCCCCAAAGGACTTCTCCATTCCGCGGGCCCAGACTCGGAGTAGCCCTTACAATGActatgaaggaaggaaaggcGGCAGTTAG
- the GPRC5A gene encoding retinoic acid-induced protein 3 isoform X2 gives MATTSPSGCRSSLDAKYHRLCDTTQIWGIVLEAVAAVGAVTSVAFMLGLLILICKVQDSNRRKVLPTQFLFLLGVLGIFGLTFAFIIQLDGSTGPTRFFLFGVLFSLCFSCLLAHAFNLTKLVRGRKPLSLLVMLGLAVGFSLVQDVIAIEYIVLTMNRTNVAIFSELSASRRNEDFVLLLTYVLFLMVLTFLTSCSVFCGSFTGWKRHGVHVFLTMVLSIAIWVTWITLLLISALGPEWDDTILSSALVANGWVFLLAYVAPEFQLLTKQRNPMDYPVEDAFCKPQLMKQSYGVENRAYSQEEITQGLEELGDTLYAPYATHFQLQNRTSPKDFSIPRAQTRSSPYNDYEGRKGGS, from the exons ATGGCCACGACATCCCCTAGTGGTTGCCGCTCAAGCCTGGACGCCAAGTACCACAGACTTTGTGATACCACTCAAATCTGGGGCATTGTCCTAGAAGCAGTGGCCGCAGTGGGGGCTGTGACCTCGGTGGCCTTCATGCTCGGTCTCCTGATCCTCATCTGCAAGGTGCAGGACTCCAACAGGCGAAAAGTGCTCCCGACCCAGTTTCTCTTCCTGCTGGGTGTGCTGGGCATCTTCGGCCTCACCTTTGCTTTCATCATCCAACTCGATGGCAGTACAGGGCCCACCCGCTTCTTCCTCTTCGGcgtcctcttctccctctgcttctcctgcCTGCTGGCTCATGCTTTCAACCTGACGAAGCTGGTGCGTGGGAGGAAGCCCCTGTCCTTGCTGGTGATGCTGGGCCTGGCCGTGGGCTTCAGCCTGGTGCAGGACGTCATCGCTATCGAGTACATCGTCCTCACCATGAACAGGACCAATGTCGCCATCTTCTCTGAGCTTTCTGCCTCTCGGCGCAATGAAGACTTTGTCCTGTTGCTCACCTATGTCCTTTTCTTGATGGTGTTGACCTTCCTCACGTCCTGCTCCGTCTTCTGTGGATCCTTCACTGGCTGGAAGAGACACGGGGTCCACGTCTTCCTCACCATGGTTCTCTCCATTGCCATCTGGGTGACGTGGATCACCCTGCTCCTGATTTCTGCCCTTGGCCCCGAGTGGGATGATACCATCCTCAGCTCAGCCTTGGTTGCCAATGGCTGGGTTTTCCTGTTGGCTTACGTTGCACCCGAGTTTCAGCTGCTCACGAAGCAACGGAACCCCATGGATTACCCTGTTGAGGATGCGTTTTGTAAACCTCAGCTCATGAAGCAGAGCTATGGTGTGGAGAACAGAGCCTACTCTCAAGAGGAAATCACTCAAG gcCTTGAAGAGCTAGGTGATACACTCTATGCTCCCTACGCCACCCATTTTCAGCTGCAG AATCGGACCTCCCCAAAGGACTTCTCCATTCCGCGGGCCCAGACTCGGAGTAGCCCTTACAATGActatgaaggaaggaaaggcGGCAGTTAG